A single genomic interval of Chitinophaga sp. 180180018-3 harbors:
- a CDS encoding response regulator, protein MNQINILWVDDEIDSLKSQIIFLENKGYKVSALTNGYDALEFLKEQVVDVVLLDESMPGITGLETLGKIKEIDQQIPVVMITKNEAENVMDDAIGSQITDYLIKPVNPNQVLLSLKKIIDNKRLVAEKTTIAYQQEFRSLFMALSSNPDYNEWMDIYKKLVYWEMEMAKTNSPEMLEVLNAQKTEANSEFSKFITRNYSDWLHPKTQDAPVMSHTLFRDKVVPNLDPNVPNVFLLIDNLRYDQWKAILPILQESFRLVEEGSFFSILPTSTQYSRNAIFAGMLPVDIEHKFPQEWKNDDEEGGKNLFEEHFFAAQLRQLKMDTRFSYTKVTNHADAQTMLNNIHNMLDYSLSVIVYNFVDMLSHARTEMEVLKELAGDEASYRSITASWFEHSPLYQALKRISDKKFNLIIATDHGSVRVKTPVKVIGDKQTTTNLRYKHGRNLNYDPKEVLAFRDPRDAGLPKPNVNSSYIFAKGDGYLCYPNNYNYFVNYYRNTFQHGGISLEEMIVPFARMESRNSL, encoded by the coding sequence ATGAACCAGATAAATATACTTTGGGTAGACGATGAAATAGATTCCCTCAAGTCTCAGATCATTTTCCTGGAAAATAAAGGCTATAAGGTATCGGCACTGACCAATGGGTATGATGCCCTGGAGTTTTTGAAAGAACAGGTGGTAGATGTGGTATTGCTGGATGAATCCATGCCTGGTATTACCGGCCTGGAAACCCTGGGGAAGATAAAAGAAATAGATCAGCAGATACCGGTAGTAATGATCACCAAGAATGAAGCAGAAAATGTGATGGATGACGCTATCGGGTCGCAGATCACCGATTACCTGATCAAACCCGTGAATCCCAATCAGGTGCTGTTATCCCTTAAAAAGATCATCGATAACAAAAGACTGGTGGCCGAAAAAACCACCATCGCATACCAGCAGGAGTTCCGCAGTCTTTTTATGGCCCTGAGCTCCAACCCTGATTACAATGAGTGGATGGATATTTACAAGAAGCTGGTATACTGGGAAATGGAAATGGCCAAAACCAACAGCCCGGAAATGCTGGAAGTATTGAATGCACAGAAAACAGAGGCCAATAGCGAGTTCTCCAAGTTCATTACCCGTAATTACAGCGACTGGCTACATCCGAAGACACAGGATGCGCCGGTAATGTCGCACACCCTTTTCCGCGACAAGGTGGTTCCCAACCTGGATCCGAATGTGCCCAATGTATTTCTGCTCATCGATAACCTGCGATACGATCAGTGGAAGGCAATTCTTCCGATCCTGCAGGAATCATTCCGGCTGGTGGAAGAAGGCTCTTTTTTCTCTATACTGCCTACCAGCACCCAGTATAGCCGTAATGCCATCTTCGCCGGTATGCTCCCGGTGGATATAGAACACAAGTTTCCACAGGAATGGAAAAACGATGATGAGGAAGGAGGAAAAAACCTGTTCGAAGAGCATTTTTTTGCCGCACAATTAAGGCAGCTGAAAATGGATACCCGGTTTTCTTATACCAAAGTAACTAATCACGCCGATGCACAAACGATGCTTAATAATATCCACAATATGCTGGATTATTCCCTGAGCGTGATTGTATATAATTTTGTGGACATGCTCAGTCATGCCCGCACGGAAATGGAAGTGCTGAAAGAACTGGCCGGTGATGAAGCATCCTATCGTTCCATTACTGCCAGCTGGTTTGAACACAGCCCGCTGTACCAGGCGCTGAAACGTATCAGCGATAAAAAGTTCAACCTGATTATCGCTACCGATCATGGCAGTGTAAGGGTGAAAACGCCGGTAAAGGTGATCGGCGACAAACAAACCACCACCAACCTGCGCTACAAACATGGCCGTAATCTGAACTACGATCCAAAAGAAGTGCTGGCATTCCGCGATCCGCGTGATGCCGGACTGCCCAAGCCCAACGTAAATTCTTCCTATATCTTTGCCAAAGGCGACGGGTATCTCTGTTATCCAAATAACTACAATTATTTCGTCAACTACTATCGCAATACTTTCCAGCATGGAGGTATATCACTCGAAGAGATGATTGTTCCCTTCGCCCGCATGGAAAGCCGGAACAGTCTTTAG
- a CDS encoding HD domain-containing protein has protein sequence MTERKRKIVNDPVYGFITIDHPLIFNLISHPYYQRLRRIHQMAMAHLVYPGAMHTRFHHSMGAYHLMSMALQELRSKGTDITPEEEVAAKLAILLHDIGHGPYSHALENGIIEGVSHEEISQWLMERLNKEMNGALTLTLDIFNGRYHKKFLHQLVSSQLDVDRMDYLNRDSFYTGVAEGTIGYDRIIKMLIVHNGELMVEEKGIYSIEKFVIARRLMYWQVYLHKTVLSAENMLVKVLARAKFLAQEGKELFCSPALAYFLYNTVNRNTFECGPDCLELFCQLDDYDILGAIKVWTTHEDKVLSLLCKWLINRNLFKVVLSNQPFDESASDLLKEQVKQHFGISEADLDYFVFTGAATLRAYNVNDEKINILFKDGTVKDISSIDNALISHTLAIPVKKFYICHPKIQANNVL, from the coding sequence ATGACCGAACGCAAGCGAAAAATTGTTAATGATCCGGTGTATGGCTTTATTACCATAGATCACCCGTTGATTTTTAACCTCATTTCACATCCATATTACCAGCGGCTTCGCCGCATACATCAGATGGCAATGGCTCACCTGGTGTATCCTGGTGCTATGCATACGCGGTTTCATCATAGCATGGGAGCCTATCACCTGATGAGCATGGCTTTACAGGAGCTGCGCAGTAAAGGCACCGATATTACCCCTGAAGAAGAGGTAGCCGCCAAACTGGCTATCCTCCTGCACGACATTGGCCATGGCCCTTATTCCCACGCATTGGAGAATGGTATCATTGAGGGAGTGTCTCACGAAGAGATTTCCCAATGGCTGATGGAACGCCTGAATAAGGAGATGAATGGGGCATTGACGCTGACACTCGATATTTTTAACGGACGCTATCATAAAAAATTCCTTCATCAACTGGTTTCCAGCCAGTTAGATGTAGACCGGATGGATTACCTGAACCGCGACAGCTTCTATACAGGTGTAGCCGAAGGTACCATCGGATACGACCGCATCATTAAGATGCTGATCGTACACAATGGAGAATTGATGGTGGAGGAGAAAGGCATTTATTCCATTGAGAAATTTGTCATAGCCCGACGCCTGATGTACTGGCAGGTGTATCTTCATAAAACGGTACTGAGTGCAGAAAATATGCTTGTGAAAGTGCTTGCCAGGGCTAAATTCCTGGCGCAGGAGGGAAAAGAATTATTCTGTTCTCCAGCACTGGCATATTTCCTGTATAATACTGTTAACCGGAATACCTTCGAATGTGGACCGGATTGTTTAGAATTATTCTGCCAACTGGACGATTATGATATACTGGGTGCTATAAAAGTATGGACTACGCATGAAGACAAAGTACTCTCGCTTTTATGTAAATGGTTAATAAACAGAAACTTATTTAAAGTCGTATTAAGTAATCAGCCGTTTGATGAGAGCGCATCGGATTTATTAAAAGAGCAGGTAAAACAACATTTTGGTATCAGCGAGGCAGATCTGGATTATTTCGTATTTACCGGGGCCGCTACTTTGAGGGCTTATAATGTTAATGACGAGAAGATCAATATTCTTTTTAAAGACGGAACTGTAAAAGACATTTCCTCAATAGACAACGCACTGATTAGCCATACGCTGGCGATACCGGTAAAAAAATTCTACATTTGTCATCCAAAAATTCAGGCTAACAACGTTTTGTAA
- the lpxD gene encoding UDP-3-O-(3-hydroxymyristoyl)glucosamine N-acyltransferase, whose product MQFSALQLATMLDGKLEGNPDVKVSNIAKIEEAGEGMLSFIANPKYEEFIYTTNASILIVNESLVIERPIKSTLIRVKDAYSSFALLLEQYRYLTGNKSGIQQPSYVPKSVKMGENVFVGAFAYLGENVVLGNNVKIHPGVYLGDNVIVNNDSVLYPGVKVYDNCIVGSRVVLHAGCVIGGDGFGFAPQPDGSYKKVPQIGNVVIHDDVEIGANTTIDRATMGSTVIQQGVKLDNLIQVAHNVDIGINTVIAAQTGVSGSTKIGQNCVIGGQVGMVGHIHIADGTKINAQSGLSKSITTPNTSLTGSPAYDYKSSLKSQAIFRNLPDLEKRVKELEEMVKQLLQERAGV is encoded by the coding sequence ATGCAGTTTAGCGCATTACAATTAGCTACCATGTTAGATGGGAAGCTGGAGGGAAATCCGGATGTAAAGGTGAGCAACATCGCCAAGATTGAAGAGGCCGGTGAGGGCATGCTCAGTTTCATAGCCAATCCTAAATATGAAGAATTCATATATACTACAAATGCATCCATTCTGATTGTGAATGAGAGCCTTGTAATCGAACGTCCCATTAAATCCACCCTGATCAGGGTAAAAGATGCTTACAGCAGCTTTGCACTGTTGCTGGAACAATACCGGTACCTGACTGGTAATAAGTCTGGCATTCAGCAGCCGTCTTATGTTCCCAAATCGGTGAAAATGGGTGAAAATGTTTTCGTGGGGGCATTTGCTTATCTCGGTGAAAATGTAGTGCTGGGAAATAATGTGAAGATCCATCCGGGCGTATACCTGGGGGACAACGTGATCGTTAACAATGATTCTGTATTATATCCTGGCGTAAAAGTTTACGACAACTGTATTGTAGGTTCACGCGTAGTGCTTCACGCCGGCTGTGTGATCGGCGGCGATGGCTTTGGCTTCGCGCCTCAGCCGGATGGCTCTTATAAAAAGGTTCCCCAGATCGGTAATGTGGTTATCCACGATGATGTGGAAATAGGCGCCAATACTACTATCGACCGCGCTACCATGGGCAGCACGGTAATACAGCAGGGGGTTAAGCTGGATAATCTTATCCAGGTAGCACACAACGTAGACATAGGTATTAATACTGTAATTGCAGCCCAGACCGGCGTTTCCGGTAGTACCAAGATCGGTCAGAACTGCGTGATCGGAGGCCAGGTGGGTATGGTAGGTCATATCCATATTGCTGACGGTACTAAGATTAACGCCCAGAGCGGTTTATCCAAATCTATTACCACGCCCAATACATCATTAACCGGCTCTCCGGCTTATGATTATAAAAGTTCGCTGAAAAGTCAGGCAATTTTTAGAAATTTGCCGGACCTTGAAAAACGTGTGAAGGAACTGGAAGAGATGGTAAAACAGCTGCTCCAGGAAAGAGCAGGCGTATAA
- a CDS encoding bifunctional UDP-3-O-[3-hydroxymyristoyl] N-acetylglucosamine deacetylase/3-hydroxyacyl-ACP dehydratase — translation MENQELQYQHTLKGEITLSGIGLHTGAHVNMTLKPANPGHGIKFQRIDLPGQPIVKADVDYVVETTRSTTLEHNGARVSTVEHIMAALAGTGVDNVLVELDGGEIPIMDGSAYAFIDAIEKTGLQNQDAKKVYYTIDTNVSYYDEKKKVEMVAMPSVNYRITCLIDFNSPVLGTQHAKMKGIEEFKTEIAPCRTFCFLHELEYQLSLNLIKGGDINNAIVVVDKPVTEEELARLAKVFNRDNISVQKEGILNNIELRFPNEPARHKLLDVVGDLALIGYPINAHIIANRPGHASNVEFARKIKAYIKKNKHNKDVPVYDPNQPPIFDTPRIERTLPHRYPMLLVDKIIELGEEKVVGIKNVTFNEGFFQGHFPGNPVMPGVLQLEALAQVGGILALNRVPDPENYDTYFLKIDNCKFKQKVVPGDTMILKMELLSPIRRGLVEMRGTVFIGNKVATEADMIAQIIKTREGK, via the coding sequence ATGGAAAATCAAGAGTTGCAATACCAGCATACCCTGAAAGGAGAAATTACTTTGTCGGGTATTGGCTTGCATACAGGCGCTCATGTTAATATGACCCTTAAACCAGCCAATCCGGGTCATGGAATTAAATTTCAGCGTATTGACCTACCAGGCCAACCCATTGTGAAGGCAGATGTGGACTATGTAGTGGAAACCACCCGTAGTACTACCCTGGAACACAACGGAGCAAGAGTAAGTACTGTAGAGCACATCATGGCCGCCCTGGCCGGAACCGGTGTGGATAACGTACTGGTGGAACTCGACGGTGGAGAAATTCCCATCATGGATGGCAGTGCCTATGCATTCATTGATGCCATTGAGAAAACAGGGCTTCAGAACCAGGATGCCAAGAAGGTATATTATACGATTGATACCAATGTCAGCTATTACGACGAGAAGAAGAAGGTAGAAATGGTGGCGATGCCATCTGTGAATTACCGTATCACCTGCCTGATCGATTTCAACTCCCCAGTACTGGGTACCCAGCATGCGAAGATGAAGGGAATTGAAGAATTCAAGACTGAAATTGCACCTTGCCGTACTTTCTGCTTCCTGCATGAACTGGAATACCAGCTGTCGCTCAACCTCATCAAAGGAGGCGACATCAACAATGCGATTGTGGTAGTAGATAAGCCGGTAACAGAAGAAGAACTGGCCCGCCTGGCGAAGGTGTTCAACCGCGATAACATATCTGTACAGAAAGAAGGAATTCTGAATAATATTGAGCTGCGCTTCCCGAACGAACCGGCACGTCACAAGCTGCTGGACGTAGTAGGCGACCTCGCACTGATCGGCTACCCTATCAATGCCCATATCATCGCGAACCGTCCGGGACATGCTTCCAACGTGGAATTTGCCCGTAAGATCAAAGCATATATCAAAAAGAACAAACATAATAAGGATGTTCCCGTATATGATCCGAATCAGCCACCGATCTTTGATACACCGCGTATAGAAAGAACGCTGCCACATCGTTATCCGATGCTGCTGGTAGACAAGATCATTGAGCTGGGTGAGGAAAAAGTAGTAGGTATCAAGAATGTCACCTTCAATGAAGGCTTCTTCCAGGGGCACTTCCCTGGTAATCCGGTGATGCCGGGCGTGTTGCAGCTGGAAGCACTGGCACAGGTAGGCGGTATCCTGGCACTGAACCGCGTACCAGACCCTGAAAACTATGATACCTATTTCCTGAAAATAGATAACTGTAAATTCAAGCAAAAGGTAGTTCCGGGCGACACTATGATCCTGAAAATGGAACTGCTGAGTCCTATCAGAAGAGGACTTGTAGAAATGCGGGGGACAGTATTTATCGGCAATAAGGTTGCTACTGAGGCCGACATGATAGCACAAATTATAAAAACCAGAGAAGGCAAATAA
- the lpxA gene encoding acyl-ACP--UDP-N-acetylglucosamine O-acyltransferase: MIHPLTYIHPDAKVAPNVKIDPFTVIHKNVEIGDGTWIGSNVTIMEGARIGKNCRIFPGAVISAIPQDLKFVGEDTTAEIGDNTTIREYVTINRGTKDKWKTKIGNNCLIMAYSHIAHDCEVGDFCVFSNNTTLAGHISVGNHVVLAGMVAVQQFCKIGDHAFVTGGSLVRKDVPPYVKAAREPLSYVGVNSVGLKRRGFALEKINHILDIYRIIFVKGYKLSKAISIIEAEFPATDERDEILSFIRESGRGIMRGYTSRTNDDIS; this comes from the coding sequence ATGATCCACCCGCTAACATATATACATCCGGACGCCAAAGTTGCGCCTAATGTAAAGATTGATCCATTCACCGTTATACATAAAAATGTGGAAATCGGTGATGGCACCTGGATAGGCTCCAATGTCACCATTATGGAAGGAGCCCGCATCGGAAAAAACTGCCGTATTTTTCCGGGCGCCGTTATTTCTGCTATCCCCCAGGATTTAAAATTTGTGGGTGAAGACACTACCGCCGAGATTGGCGACAATACTACGATCCGTGAGTATGTAACCATCAACCGCGGTACCAAAGACAAATGGAAAACCAAAATCGGTAACAATTGCCTGATCATGGCTTACAGCCACATCGCACACGATTGTGAAGTAGGTGATTTCTGCGTATTCTCCAACAACACCACCCTGGCTGGTCACATCTCCGTAGGTAACCACGTAGTGCTGGCGGGTATGGTGGCTGTACAACAGTTCTGCAAAATCGGTGATCATGCCTTCGTAACAGGTGGATCCCTGGTGCGTAAAGATGTACCTCCTTACGTAAAAGCTGCCCGTGAGCCGCTGTCGTATGTAGGTGTTAACTCCGTAGGTTTGAAACGGAGAGGTTTCGCGCTGGAAAAAATCAATCACATCCTGGATATATACCGGATAATTTTTGTGAAAGGATATAAATTGTCCAAAGCTATCAGCATCATAGAAGCAGAATTTCCTGCTACCGATGAAAGAGATGAAATCCTGTCGTTCATCCGTGAATCAGGACGTGGTATTATGAGAGGCTATACTTCCAGGACCAATGACGATATCTCTTAA
- a CDS encoding ATP-binding cassette domain-containing protein gives MTISLNQTGKRFNYDWIFRRVTLTFSEGQRYAILGPNGSGKSTLLQVISGALHHNEGTVTYSTPEKPIAPDAFFRYCTIAAPYLELIEEFTLTEMINFHLQFKSFLPGITPAIAMELVGLEKAANKQIRNFSSGMKQRIKLALAILSDVPVLLLDEPCTNLDAAGIAVYQQLIREYGGDRLIIVSSNDEQEYFMCKEYIHISDYKK, from the coding sequence ATGACGATATCTCTTAACCAGACAGGCAAGCGTTTTAACTACGACTGGATTTTCCGTCGTGTAACCCTTACGTTTAGTGAAGGTCAGCGTTATGCTATTCTGGGGCCCAATGGTTCGGGCAAATCCACCTTATTACAGGTTATCAGCGGTGCCCTTCATCACAATGAAGGCACCGTTACTTATAGTACACCGGAAAAGCCCATTGCTCCTGATGCGTTTTTCCGGTATTGCACTATTGCTGCTCCTTACCTCGAACTGATTGAAGAATTTACGCTCACCGAGATGATCAACTTCCATCTGCAGTTCAAATCCTTTCTTCCTGGTATCACTCCTGCCATAGCGATGGAATTGGTAGGCCTTGAGAAAGCCGCCAATAAACAGATCCGCAACTTCTCCTCCGGTATGAAGCAACGTATCAAACTGGCACTTGCTATCCTGTCTGATGTGCCGGTGCTGTTGCTCGATGAGCCCTGCACCAACCTCGATGCTGCCGGGATCGCCGTATATCAGCAACTGATCAGGGAATACGGAGGCGACCGCCTTATCATCGTCAGCTCCAATGATGAACAGGAGTACTTCATGTGCAAAGAGTACATACACATTTCCGATTATAAGAAATAG
- a CDS encoding MFS transporter — protein sequence MKTASNKVINGWAMYDWANSVYNLVITTTFFPIYFLAVTNGENGHVSFMGMRFVNSALYNYTMAVAFLLVALASPILSSIADTRGNKKNFLRFFTILGALSCSALYLFDGDHLTIGVLGFMLATMGYCGGLVFYNSYLPEIATPEDRDSVSAKGYGMGYIGSVILQLIGFAIVLYGKKQGWDESLPVKITFLLVGIWWLGFAQITFASLPKSTATVTKHNSSVLTEGFTELRKVYAQVRVLPVLKRFLRGFFFYSMGVQTVMMAATIFGSKVLHLEATQLIVTVVVIQIVAIAGAWIMAKLSGKYGNLRVLIGVVFLWIGVCIAGYKMQTAFHFYMLATAVGLVMGGIQSLSRSTYAKLMPETTDTTSFFSYYDVTEKLSIVIGMFSFAYIDDLTNDMRNSVLALIVFFVIGLIWIISALLKQKQLAK from the coding sequence ATGAAGACTGCCAGTAACAAAGTAATCAACGGCTGGGCGATGTACGATTGGGCCAACTCTGTGTACAATCTTGTTATCACTACTACTTTCTTTCCTATCTACTTTCTTGCTGTAACGAACGGCGAAAACGGACATGTTTCCTTTATGGGGATGCGCTTCGTTAATTCTGCGCTGTATAACTATACCATGGCTGTTGCTTTTTTACTGGTAGCATTGGCCTCCCCTATCCTGTCGTCTATTGCAGATACAAGGGGAAATAAAAAGAATTTCCTCCGCTTCTTCACCATTCTGGGCGCTTTATCCTGCAGTGCCTTATACCTGTTCGATGGGGATCATCTCACAATTGGTGTGCTGGGATTCATGTTAGCCACGATGGGATATTGTGGCGGACTGGTGTTCTACAATTCCTATCTGCCTGAAATTGCCACGCCGGAAGATCGTGATAGCGTGAGTGCAAAAGGATACGGCATGGGCTATATAGGCAGTGTAATTCTGCAGCTGATAGGATTCGCAATTGTACTATATGGCAAGAAACAGGGCTGGGATGAAAGCCTGCCGGTAAAGATCACTTTCCTGCTGGTAGGTATCTGGTGGCTGGGATTTGCCCAGATTACATTTGCCAGTCTTCCCAAGAGCACGGCCACAGTGACCAAACACAACAGCAGTGTATTAACAGAAGGCTTTACCGAGCTGCGCAAAGTATACGCACAGGTTCGCGTACTCCCTGTACTGAAGCGCTTCCTCCGGGGCTTCTTTTTCTACAGCATGGGCGTACAAACCGTAATGATGGCAGCCACCATATTCGGCAGCAAAGTGCTTCACCTGGAGGCAACCCAATTGATTGTGACGGTGGTCGTGATCCAGATAGTAGCTATTGCCGGCGCCTGGATCATGGCAAAGCTCTCCGGTAAATATGGTAATCTTCGTGTATTGATTGGCGTTGTATTTTTGTGGATTGGTGTCTGTATTGCAGGGTATAAAATGCAAACTGCTTTTCACTTCTATATGCTGGCAACGGCCGTGGGTCTGGTAATGGGAGGTATACAATCGCTCAGCCGGTCGACCTACGCGAAGCTCATGCCCGAAACCACTGATACCACCTCCTTCTTCAGTTACTATGATGTTACCGAAAAACTTTCCATTGTGATCGGTATGTTCTCTTTTGCGTATATCGATGACCTTACAAATGATATGCGTAATTCGGTGCTGGCGCTGATAGTGTTTTTTGTGATTGGCCTGATATGGATTATTTCAGCGCTGCTTAAGCAAAAACAGCTGGCCAAATAA
- a CDS encoding MBL fold metallo-hydrolase, with product MKLYTIDTGFFKLDGGAMFGVVPKTIWNKLNPSDENNLCSWAMRCLLIEDGKRLILVDNGIGDKQDAKFFSHYFLHGDATLDKSLAAHGFHRDDITDVFLTHLHFDHCGGSIIRQQDKLVPAFSNATYWSNEDHWKWATQPNDREKASFLKENILPIQESGQLKFVAHQEGIRFTDNISVRFANGHTDAMMLPQITYKDRTIVYMADLLPSIGHIPLPYVMAYDMFPLKTLQEKKAFLQEALDKQYILFLEHDPVNECCILQQTDKGIRAGETFALTNI from the coding sequence ATGAAATTATACACCATCGATACCGGATTCTTCAAACTCGACGGGGGCGCCATGTTTGGCGTGGTACCCAAAACAATATGGAATAAGCTGAATCCTTCAGATGAAAATAACCTCTGCTCCTGGGCTATGCGCTGCCTGTTGATAGAAGATGGGAAACGCCTGATATTGGTCGACAATGGAATTGGTGACAAACAGGATGCAAAATTCTTCAGCCACTATTTTCTCCACGGAGATGCCACCCTGGATAAATCGCTTGCTGCACACGGATTCCATCGCGATGATATTACAGATGTGTTTCTGACACATCTGCATTTCGATCATTGCGGAGGCAGTATCATCCGCCAGCAGGATAAACTGGTACCGGCCTTCAGCAATGCTACCTACTGGAGCAATGAAGATCACTGGAAATGGGCTACACAGCCCAACGACCGGGAAAAAGCTTCTTTCCTGAAAGAAAACATCCTGCCTATACAGGAAAGCGGGCAGTTGAAATTTGTAGCACATCAGGAGGGTATCCGGTTTACGGATAATATCAGCGTCCGCTTTGCCAATGGGCATACAGATGCAATGATGCTTCCCCAGATCACCTATAAAGACAGGACCATCGTTTACATGGCAGATCTGCTGCCTTCCATCGGACATATCCCGCTACCTTATGTAATGGCATATGATATGTTCCCACTGAAAACATTGCAGGAGAAAAAGGCTTTCCTGCAGGAAGCGCTGGACAAACAATATATCCTGTTCCTGGAGCATGATCCGGTAAACGAGTGCTGCATATTGCAACAAACCGATAAAGGTATCCGGGCAGGTGAAACTTTTGCACTGACAAACATCTAA
- a CDS encoding co-chaperone GroES family protein — MAIHITTDNKLKKLIVVGDRVLIKPATPHERTSSGLYLPPGVQEKEKVQRGYVIKTGPGYAIPLPADSDEAWKPEEEKVKYIPLQVKEGDLAIFLLSGSTEVVYEDETYYIVPQGAILMLEREEDL; from the coding sequence ATGGCTATACACATAACAACAGATAATAAATTGAAAAAACTGATCGTTGTGGGCGACCGTGTGCTGATAAAGCCAGCTACTCCCCACGAGCGCACCAGCAGTGGATTATACCTGCCTCCAGGGGTTCAGGAAAAGGAAAAAGTACAAAGGGGCTATGTTATCAAAACCGGACCTGGTTATGCTATTCCGCTACCTGCCGACAGTGATGAAGCCTGGAAACCAGAAGAGGAAAAGGTCAAATACATTCCTTTACAGGTAAAAGAGGGAGATCTGGCTATTTTTCTGCTGAGTGGCTCCACCGAAGTGGTATATGAAGATGAAACCTATTACATAGTTCCGCAGGGAGCAATTCTGATGCTGGAAAGAGAGGAAGATCTCTGA